The DNA window TGTTTAGTAGGCTAGGAATGGATGAttagtagtaggtagtacAATGCAAGGCAGACTGTGGGATGAAAGAGATGCCATGTTAACCGAAACGAGATTCACTCTTTTTTCTCATGTGGTGGTACAACTTCAAGCCAAGAGGTCGGAATAGTCAAAGAATAGTTACACCAACTCCAACTACAGTCCAGTCCAGCTCACTTCAGCTGCATGTCCCTAACGGATATGTAAGTATTTCCTGCAGCCCACGGACTGTGCAGTGTAGTGAAGTGGAAACTCAACCGGGCACTGATGGCTAACGCGCTAGTGCTTCCTTCCAGCACTCAGGGTCCCCTGACAAATAGAGAGCATCGAGCATCTACAGGGAGGAAGGCGGGGTTTCTAGGCGGGGGTCCGAGCGTTGATCTCAGTGGGTCTCGATCCAGAAATAGCCGTAGCCCGTCAATGGACTGTACTTGCCCGCCACCAGCTTCCAAAACTCCATCACCAAATTCATTCATATCAACAACTGACACAAAGATAATCCTTGCTATTCAGCGTCTACTATAAAATGTTTCAGTACGAGTCATAATTCTGTGTGGGTATGATCCATCTATCGACAGCGCTTCCGGATAAAGCCGGATACTAGAGTGTCAGTCAGTCATTCACTCTCGTCGTTTATCATCACCACTTTTACCACATGACCTCTTGCAAGATACCTACCAACCGCCTCGTCCTATCTCGAATCGCTGTACCCACCCCTCTTTTTACACTGCGGCGAAATATACACGCGCACCTTTCCACTATCTATCCATCATTCTTGTCCCGCTTGTTTCGTTTCATCCCGAGCCCTGTCCCATCTCCACTCCGCTCAAGACATCCTACGATATCGTCTCCGCTCGGTCTAACTAGACTATAGTCTTGTTACATGCCTGCTGCATGATCTATCTCTATCTTCCACTAGTCTGCGAATGCACTTTGCGGGTAGCTTCCGCAGACCAGCATCGTGTCTGAGGATGGATGCCTGGGCCTTCATCTCTGCCCAACATACATACTCAGCAGTGGCAGCCAAACCAATTGCGAACCATCATTATCCCATTCTCATCACACATCCTTGTCGATTCAGCTGTTGTTACGCACAAAAGGATGTAGTCTACACGTTCGCAGGTGTTCGCAGCTTGCATCCACTGCTAGGATATTTGAGTTTCGGCCTTGTAGGCTGCACCACTCACCTCGACCTTGACCTCGTCTTGGGACCAATCCATCTACAGATGGATTATTGATCATATCACATTCGAGAACAACAAGAGGTAAAAACTGCGCCACGGCCGGGCGAGATGCCTCTTGGTCAAATCCTCAGCCTTGGTTGTCTCAGGCGGGtgatcatcaacaccaccaccacaactgATACCCTCCTCATCACGACGCTTTTCTTGATTCGTCCCCCTGTCGCACCCTTCTTTCACCTCTTCTGCCTCTTTCACATTTGCGACACTCCCTCCATGAATTATTATGTTCTCGTATGGTTGTCAACTGCCGAGTAACACTGACGTTTCAGGAATGGTATTCCGAGTTTATACCCTTTCTATGAACATCATTGCACAGAGTTGTGCAAGAGCGCTCACGTTCTGTATACTCGCCGTTTCTATAAACAATATGTGGTATACGCAGCCTTGGAAGAAGGTATATGCAGCCTTGGAAGAATGTATTGGCTGCCTCACCTCAGCCAAAGTTGGATTGGCTGCCGAATGGCTTGGCCATCCCCAGATCTCGTAGCCTTTTACATCGCCTTGTCAAGTGTCTCTACTTTTACAACCCCTCCTTTTCTCTCTGCCAAGTTTAAACAACATGCACTTTATCCCCGTTATACCTTGAGTACGCGCAAGCCTCAGCTGGTTCATTTCCCACTAcgaaacaagaacaagatgcCAACTTCAagctgcttcttctcttccatgATCCGGACTAAGCGCTCGGCAAAGCCTGACACACCCACCCACTTATGTACACCACCCGTCCCCGTGCTCTGCCTCTCGATCCAAGACAAGGATAGTCCACCCACCACTTTCTGAGATCGACTTATTCCTTGAACATGGGGGGCTACTGTACTTTATTATGGACATACTGTCATAGTAGCAGCATCTTGAGAAGCCTCATGATCCTTGCCCCACATCATCCGACTCCAAATCCCAGCACCGTCATCAACTTCACCCAATCTTCTTGCTTGTCTTTGCCCCCAGCATCGCCAAGGCTTTGAAATATTTTGGAAATCCTGTTCGGCTCCATGAGATATCAGCGTATTGTACATCAACCGGTGGAAACACTCCGGCGTCATCCCGCCTGCGTGCGTCAAgggtccagtccagtgcaGCCCCCCATGTTCCTTGCTTCAGAGACCCTGAGGACGATCTCTGTCTTCAACAGCCATTACCACCAATCTTTGCCTCTTTGGAACAGTCAGACTTTCATCCGTGTTATGGACTTTTTGGGTCCGAAGAAACCGAGATCGTTACGACTATGCTAACGTAACCCATCATGCCCACTTGGTGCTGCTTGTGAACACCGCAGTGGGCTTCAAGGATACGTTATGACACCATTGTTATGAATCCCAAGAATGTATTTTGCTTGACACCATGGACCACTTGAGTGAAGACTTCTAAGGTCTATCATAACACCAGTCATGCGCTCCGACTGACTACTAGCACGGCGCTCAGAGCCTCGCTTGTTGACACTCTCACTTACAAACAGGTTCACAGCCCAGCAATATTGCTCTCGCTACGCTTCAGTCGTAGCAAAATAGCAACATATGACCTCGGTGCGTGTCTTGGTCTGGAACTCAGGTTTCGCAAATCGGTGGGCGGCCTTCGTATCTAGCATGAGTGAATGGAACGGGCCGTTTGAGTTGAAGAGAGGAGTTTCCCTTCAGACGGAGAAGCGGGACGCGTGACGAGCCGCATCTCTCTCCTGAGTAGTATTCTCTTTCCCCACTGTGGAGGAGACGTGGGCATTTGTGGCAAAGGTTGGGGAAGTACTGTAGGCCGTAGTCTAACTAGGATCCAGAGGTGGTTGAGTTTGTGGCTGGTGATGCTGATCAAGTTGGAGAAGGGGGGTGCAACTGTCACCTAGTAGGAGTGACATGCAAAACAACCATGAGAAAACAGGAAACGGGTGTGTGTATTGCCAAAGTGACGGGAATGTGGCGTCTTCTTTCTTCTAGTTCATGTGCTGAAGAACAAAGGGCGGTCTATCGCTAACTGTGAACTTGTTGCCTTTTCCTTCGACGGAGTGGCATGTAGTGTTGATTGTGAAACGTAAAGAGCATCACTGCATTTACCACATTGATAGACGTGTCAAGTTACACTCGGTTAATGGAGAAGATTCCTTCGTGTAGTGAGTCCAGGGAGATATGTGCCAAGCTACAAGGAGGACTTTTTGATACAATACGAAGGTCACGAGAAGGTGGATGTGTTTCTCTTTTTGGTGAGGGGACAAGATCTCGATTAGATGTCACCAGCGCATCGGAAAGAGCGGGAATGGAAAGGTGAAGAGTAGCAGGTCAAGGTGAAGAGCGGGCTACCTATTGGTGGAAGTAAAACGAGAAGTATCATCTCCTGTCTACGATGGAACGTTGTCATGGCGTTATGCACTTTTGTCATGATGCCCCAGGATTGGGCATCTGGATCCATGGCGGGAGGTGAAGAATAACAGCAGCTGACTTCTATACAGGCTGTTGACTCCCGGCGTGGCCTAGACACTCGCTCAATCTGAAGGTATTGTAGCTTCTGTATACTGTGGTGATTGTCTGCCCCTCTTCCATCGTAGCAACCCCGAGACGGGACGGGATCAAACTTGGAGGGGGCAACAACAAGCAATAGACTTCaaatgaagaaaagagacaatACGGTCTATCCAAGTTGTGTATAGAAACCGACTCGAGATGTTTGGTACATAAAGGTACGATTGCGACAAGGCGAAGTGCAAGTGATGCTGATGTTGAACTTGAAATGGGGGGGGCTCATCTCCAAGACAACCTCAAACTTACCGGTTCAGACCATCGACCACAGTAGATCATATGTTCCATATACAAATATGATGTTGCGATTTAAATAAACTTTGCTGAAGGGCCGTGAATGTTTTGGGTTGCGATGACCGAATACAAAAGAGACTGGGATCGACCGATGGAGTTGTTGTATCGCTTGTTGGTGTTTTTTGGAATGGCTACCTAGCCAAAACGGTGAAGTCGATACAGAATAACATGTTGTTCAACGGTAAAACTTTCCTTAGTTAATACAAATAAtctcaaagaaaaagagatatATGAACAAGaagtattaaatatctcGAGTCTTTGTCTTGATGTCTTATCGTGATAACGACGGGTTATCTTATCTGCCATATTTCGCTTCACTTGTTCCTAAAGAAGAAATGAGTCATAATGGTTCATTCTCAATTGAGATTAGTGTTCCCCTCCTTCTCCACTTGCCGTCTCGACCAGGGATCTTTACAGTGTCTTCTCAACTCCCGATGCACTGGCTGTTCATTATGGTTCATTATTGCTCATTATGAGTGATGATGAGTGATTAGAAGCATCTCGTAAGGTTACATGTTGGCAGGCCTAATTTTAGTATAAATAGTGTCTACAGTCTCCAAACTAGATCTAAGTTTAGGGCGACGAAGCATACAGATAACTAGAATGTCGATGGCCTCCAGTTGTAGAGTGATTGTTTGTTACGAATGTTGAGAGTTTACAAAATAGGCTTGAGCTCGACCATGTTTTGTTATCTCTCTCTCAGTTCTTTGACGTGAGAAACAGTTTAAACAAACTGGATGCCGGTCAGACCAAACAAAAGTCAACACTtagaagaccaagaagacaCATCACGAGAGTGAGAGACATGATCATCAATTGTTCAAAACAGTTATATCATTGTaaaacaaaaagcaaaacaaCACGCTAACTCGACAATGTATCTAGAAGTCCTTTCAGTGCCCCGAATCGCCACAACATAATAGCTAACACAATGTCGAACTTGAATCTATCTGTCTCTTTGTTTCTTATTTCTTCCCAAGCATTTCCCGGAGAGCATCAACCTCAGCCTCCCTCCTCGCAAGTTGAAGTCTCATATCATCGCGTTCATTCGTCATGGCAGCCAATGCCTCCTCAAGCTCGGAGATACGGTCGAGGCGCTTCTGGCGGTACTTGCGCGCGGCAAGAGTGTTGCGCTGGCGCTTGAGGGTGACGGCTGAATCCTCTTCTTCGGGAGAGGATTTACGTTTGCgggatgacgacgatgatgatgaggggGAGGGGTGCAGAGAAAAGGTGGATGTTCCTGGGATGGAGGATGTCGATGTTGGGGATTTGTTTGTGATTGTTGGTAGTGGGGGATGAGGAGTGCtggatgttgaagttgaagacCGTTGCTCAATGGGTGTGGTAGACTTGACATTGACGAGAGGCTGCTCCTGAGTGAGGAAGCCATCTCCAGCCACATCGAGCGACGACTGCGTATCCAAAACGTTCAAGTCCGGGATCATAATATTGTCGAATAACCCATCACCACTAAAGTTCTGAACGATATTctcgttgttgttgttgttggtggtggtggtggtgctaTTGTTGATGTTCCCAAAATCCCACGTCACATCATCAAACCCGTTGTACTCGGATGGGAGAAATTCCAAAAAGGGAGAAACGTCCtcaaagagaagaagactAGGATCGATGCTGAGGTCGCTACCAGGCAAAGACGCCGGGGCAGCGAGTAGACTACCAGGACATGGCCGAGAGACGGCTGCAGGCAGCGGATGATGCGCACGCTGCTGCCATTGATTCAAGTTAAGGGGGCTGCGGCCTCCCCTACGTTTGCAGAGAGGCCGTTAGGCTAGAGAggaaagatggagatggagaaaaAACGGACTGTCCGCTTTTcctgttgatgatggtgatgaaggggaagaaaagaaggagtGAGAGAAGTGAGGTGTTGGGTGTGTTTTATACCTGCCATATTGAGAGTTGATCAGTGTACAGTGTGTTGGAAACGGCGCTACAAACGGGGGCTGTTCTGCCTAGTTACCGCCCTGCCATGGGTCCGAGACCCCGAAGTTAGTATTACATAGTacatagtatattattagcCCAGCcctgcattgcattgcatcaGAGTTATTATGGATGCGATAGGACAATGGATATGCAGTTGATGAGAATTGGGTGAGTTGTTAAGCTACGTAGGTAATATCTGACTCGGACGCTGACTGTCTTTGGAGACATGTAGCTTACGGTATGAGTCAATGTGGAATTGAAGGTGGGATATAACAGAGGCTAAAGTCATCtccggccaatacatggcaCCATTTTGTAAAGCCATCAATTTGTCGGACTTTTACACGGGTCCGCGGGTCCGATCTCATATCTCAGACTTGGAGGCAGCGTGTAGCACAACAGATTAGAGAAATAGATAGTTACGGGTTGCGAGAAATCATTAAATGAATCAGGAGAATTCAGATCTTACCAAAACATCATCTTGACCGGTAAATAGCTCATAGAGATCCCATCATACGCTGGTATCGGGTAAGTGGTTGTTGTCATGTGTAAAGTAAACCCAGTAACGGCATACCATGAATAAGAGCACCATTATCTGCACAAGAACAAattcaatcagtaaaaataTGTATTTGTTAGTTTTGAGATTATCAGAACAAATTATAACACTTAGTATCGTCATATCACTCGTCATCTGTCTTTGGGTCGTCTTGTCTCTGCTCTGCATAACTGACACAGCCCGCGCCCTTTAGCCATCATTCTACAAAGGCTCGCCCTTAATTCCATGGAATAAACCGCTCAAAGGGTATTTATGTATGGGCTGTAAGTATGAGCCGATACAGCGTCCTCTGTGTCAATGTTGCGCCCTTGTTCGACCTTGCTCTTTCATGGATCACAAGCTCAGCAGATGAGGCATTAAATAGTAATGAGGCATGATAATTAAATAAACCTTTGACCCGGCCATCATTGTCACATCGACAGAACCATCATTCGCTCAACTACACGATCATCATGTCAAACAACTACCATTTCCGCATCGCCACCACAGAGGAGGCCCCTCAACTCCTCGACCTCATCCATGCAGCATTCCGCTTCACTGACGCCAGCATAGAATGGATTGGATCACCAGAGCTCGCCAAGACGTTCAAAATGGACATGACCGTCATCGTTGACAGGATCAACTCCCCCGAAAACGTCTTTTTTATTATGAGCGACGTACCAAACGGTCCCGCGATAGCCTGCGTCAACGTCTTCAAGAAAGCACCCGACTACGGCCGCATAGCCTTGCTGGCAGTCGATCCGACCATCCAGCGTAGCGGCTTGGGCAAGATTCTTATGAACAAGGCGGAGGGATATCTCAAAGAGGAGCTTGGTGTCAAGAGGATTGGGCTGAATGCACTGCAGACAAGGAAGGGTCTTATTGCGTGGTACGAGAGACAGGGCTATGTTAAGAATGGCGACGTTGAGAGGATTCCTATTGAGGGgcctgtggaggagattGTGCTTCTTGAGTTTGACAAGAATGTTTGAGTTGAAGTCTGGATGCTATGAGGGACGAACAAGGTGATgaacgaggaagaggaagagatgagTATGGTTACAGGAAACATCAATAATGTTAACAAAGTTTACTCAAATGAATGCTTGAATGAACTGCATTGCCAAATATGAGCAGAATCGGATAATACCGTATACGTGACTTGTCCAAACTCTCCAATCAAGACAAGATGGTAGATCAATGCAAACATACTTTTAATCCGTACCACGGCCGCGCAAGCACATACAGAAGAGGTCGGTCTGGAAAATCTATCAGTGCCTAACCATAAAGTCAATCCCAAAAGGAATCTCTTTGAAGATCTGGGTAACATGGCCGATTCTCCACAACTGAGGCTCAGCAGAGTCTATATCTCTCAACAACTCGATTCATGCACCCGATGATGATCATAAAAAAATTCCGTTTCAATCACGGTCTCTTTTTCTGGCATCCGATCTGGTCTATCTTCTGCCATTCTTTCTCTGCTGTCAGTGACATTACGCTTGACTCCACGACGGTGCCATTAATAGACCCAAGCGTAACTGGACCATGCTACTCAGCCTTCAATTAGCATTAAGTGTACCTGCCATCCAACGGGTCTTGGCAGAAACCCTTGATGAATACACTATGGATGTTACATCTCAGACGCTCTGTCATGTCTATTTCCTAAATGCGGTGTGATCACGCACGCACAACCACGTCACGAATAGCTTCAAGATACAACTTGCCAAGAAAGGTTGCGTCTTCTTGTTACGCAGCTTGTTGTTCACTGCGGTGAAACGCCCAGAATTCTATGTTTGTCGTTTTCATCAAACGAGCCAAGTCACCTTGGCCACGTTGATCGAGGCTCAAACGCGATAGGGCTCAAACAAACCAATCGCCAAGACAGTAGCGAATGAGATAGAGAGAGATTGATGCtcaaaaaaagggaaaacgCGTGGCTAACGAGGCTGGTGTTGCTTGGCAGCTGAAACGATAACTTGAGACGAATCACATCACAAGAGGACACTCATTAAATGGGTTCTccaaagaaggaaagacCTCACGCGACCAAAAAGATAGAGTGAGAGACAAAGAAAAGTGACTTCCCCAGAGATTGGGGAAGCGGAGGGGGTATTGCGCGGCCTGAATAAGCCACTGACGATCGTTTTGTTAGTGAGGGACGATCTTTTAATGCAAGAAACCTTCCCGGACTTCTTTTTTGTTACGATCTGTTTTCGTGGAGATGGAGAGATGGAATCTCGGAGAATAACTGCCGAAGAGGTACTATGTCATTGGAACCTTGATCTGATTCATGTCGTGTCGGGATATGTAGGAGCGAGTAGTTAGTTAGAGACTAGAGAGTCTGTTGAATGGGGTAAAGTTACATGGGTAGGTAGCTATCTAGATTTTATGCTTAGACAAAGTAGATAGGTTATCCGTAGAGCTGACCTGCTTTACAGCCTCAGCTTGGGGGGGAAATAAGCATAAACCAGCCAAGATGCGTTTAATTTGATGCTTAGTTTTACAACGTTGAAACAAGCTCACTTAGACTTTATTAGGAGGTATTGGCATTACATAACTACATAGTAACATGCATTGACTATCTCTCGGGTTCCCCGTACGTCACtcattaaataatataacccCGGACCCGAAGAAAGTTGTCTCCATCCCCCTCCCCTCCCCTGTTTAGTGGAGAGAGACAGAACCCAACCCGTCATGACGCTTTTGCCAAGACTGCAGGAGACCAGTCACCGCGTCGCAGATGAGTCGTGGCAGACGATCAATTGGTCGGGGAAGTCCTTGGCAAGTATTACGAGTGCCGTGGCTTGGTTCTTTTTGTTAGAAGCAAATAGACAAGGATGAGTGAGTTACTCTGCTGGAAAGGTGAGGCTTCATTGTAACCAAGGCTATGATGccaagaaagagaagcaaAGGTTAATGTTGGGCATGAAACATGATCCGGGAAGAGAAAAGTTCAGGATTGTATAAATATGTCCCGTGTCTTCCTTTGTCCATTCCCATCATTCCAATTCAGCTTCATCAAccatcaactccaactcACTACCTATACATACAGTATACTCCTAGTATCACATCAATTCTTCACAACATCTTCAAAATGTACACTTCAACCATCGCCCTCGCTATTGCTCCCCTTTTCCTCCTCGCCCACGCAGATGTCAGTCTGGACCGCGATGACATCCCTCGTGCATGCGACACCATCTGTAACCCCATCGTCGACTTGACCCGGGCTTGCGACACCGACCTCCGAGGAGACCGTGACCGCGACGAGGACCGTCTCGAGGCTCAATGTGTCTGCACCAACGACTCCTTCAATGTCGCTCGCGTCGCTTCTCTTTGCGCCGACTGCATTCATCAGAATGCGCCTCGcgacaatgatgatgatgacgacgatgacgatgatcgCCGTGACGATACTAAGGGTGAGTGACTATCACCAACTAGTTAATGAGATCTCGAGCTAATGAAATGCAGACATTGATGATATCCTCTACACTTGCGGCTTTTCCTCTACTACTTACGTCGCTTCTGCCGCTTCAGCTGCTGTCTCGGGTGTCACTGTCGATGCCACCCGTCCTACTGACGCCTCTCAATtgaccaccaccatcatTGCTGGTGCTACTGGAACCCGAGGTAGCAGTGACCCTTCCAACACTGACAGCAGCGGCGGCAACGGTGGTAGCGGTGGTAGTGGCAGTGGAAGCAACAACGATGCTTCTGCTACCAACGACGCTGCCAGCCCTGATGAGACCaacgctgctgctgccatgGCCCCTGCTGCATTCGTCGGTGCTGCTGTCGGTGCTGCCATGCTCCTTGTTTAAAAGGATTTGAGGGGTTAATTGGAGACAAAGAATTGAGGATTGTGTAGCGAGATGAAAGATTACTTTGTGACACAGAACGTGCATGGAGGTTTCTGTTTGGAGACTTATGCTTAATGAGCCACGATGCTATCTATTCAATATATACCCAACAATCTATAGAAATGTCCTTTGCAAAGTGAACGTTTGTATACGACCTCGTTATACCTCATCGCCAAATCGAATCTCTCTTCTGACAGGTGGTGTCTCATCGCCAGCATGCACATGCGATTCAGCACGAAGACTTCGGCCACCAGTAATGATAATGGGTCCAGTCGGTCTACGAGGGCTCTCGTTGCGACCAAAGAACTTTCCAATCAATGGAATCCTTCGGCGAAGCGAATCATCTGGGGCATTGATCACACTATCACTGACCGCTTGACTTAATGTCCTGGGGACAAAGTATCCTAGTTTTCCAACCGGGATACTCAGGCCATGAACAATCTAAAACTCTATTAGTATACCGACAATTCCTCTCAAGTGGACAAGCACTTACAATGCTGCAAACCGTTAGGAACCAGACTATGATACGCGTCTGTTCAGCGAAATCCTTGACATCACTTCTCGGACGGCCGTCTTCATCGCTGAGATGCTCCTCAATGAACTCGACAGTGATGAATAGGTAAAAGATGGCCGATACACCAATCGGCCCAAAGAAGCCAACAAACACAGCCTGTTTGACCTGTTCAATCTGGCGAATCCACTTGTGCATGGCAAATACCCATGGGAGTCTTCTCAAAAGAAGAACACAGATTCCCAAAGCCACAAGACGTTCGATGGAAATGACAgtggtgttgttgaagtCGCTCCAGGGGATGTAGGCGCCATACCACAGGAAAATAGTCACGTTGAGAAGCATGTCGATTGTCGGCTGCAGTGAATCATCTTTGGTCTCGAGCCGAAACCAGTCATCCCATGTGAATACGTTGCCCGCGATGAAGCATGCGAGTACATCATCTGTACCGACCATACCGCATGTTCCCAAGACAAACAGCGCAAGCGCAATTGCGAACACGAGGAAACTCTCGCGATCGACATAATTGTGCTTCTCGGCAAAGTGAAGCAGCTCTTTGCCAACCCAGCCCACCACAGCCCCGTATATCACGCTTAAAATGATGGTGTAACCCCATGTCATTCCGAACCAGAGACCCATGGCATCACCGGCTCCTCCGGAAGTAGCACCTGCGCCTGTGAACTTGATAAGGTACAACGCCAGGAACAGAAAGGGATACCCAAGACCGTCATTGGCGCCCGATTCCGCCGTGATTAGGTACTGGAGATCCTGGGGGATGTTGTGGTCTGCGAATTTGCCCTTGACTATCACGGCGCTTAAGACAGGGTCCGTAGGCGTCACACAAGATCCGATAGCTAGGGCGTGAAGAAATGGAGGCTGGCCCGCCAAAGCCCATACGAGAACACTGGTGGCTAACCACATGGACGTCATGCCCGGACCGAGAAGGAGAGAGATCGACTTCCATTCTCG is part of the Fusarium poae strain DAOMC 252244 chromosome 4, whole genome shotgun sequence genome and encodes:
- a CDS encoding hypothetical protein (SECRETED:SignalP(1-19)~TransMembrane:1 (n4-15c19/20o203-223i)), with amino-acid sequence MYTSTIALAIAPLFLLAHADVSLDRDDIPRACDTICNPIVDLTRACDTDLRGDRDRDEDRLEAQCVCTNDSFNVARVASLCADCIHQNAPRDNDDDDDDDDDRRDDTKDIDDILYTCGFSSTTYVASAASAAVSGVTVDATRPTDASQLTTTIIAGATGTRGSSDPSNTDSSGGNGGSGGSGSGSNNDASATNDAASPDETNAAAAMAPAAFVGAAVGAAMLLV
- a CDS encoding hypothetical protein (TransMembrane:11 (o15-36i45-63o83-106i118-141o195-214i226-247o267-300i321-337o343-362i383-402o431-451i)): MVQSIWSIPLQTTNFNIVVALLGGFISVFGLVSYLLKENYYLSEALISLVAGIAFGPNGANFIRPEDYAGCNVLSRKACEADLSAITLNFSRLVLGVQLVLAGVQLPSKYLVREWKSISLLLGPGMTSMWLATSVLVWALAGQPPFLHALAIGSCVTPTDPVLSAVIVKGKFADHNIPQDLQYLITAESGANDGLGYPFLFLALYLIKFTGAGATSGGAGDAMGLWFGMTWGYTIILSVIYGAVVGWVGKELLHFAEKHNYVDRESFLVFAIALALFVLGTCGMVGTDDVLACFIAGNVFTWDDWFRLETKDDSLQPTIDMLLNVTIFLWYGAYIPWSDFNNTTVISIERLVALGICVLLLRRLPWVFAMHKWIRQIEQVKQAVFVGFFGPIGVSAIFYLFITVEFIEEHLSDEDGRPRSDVKDFAEQTRIIVWFLTVCSIIVHGLSIPVGKLGYFVPRTLSQAVSDSVINAPDDSLRRRIPLIGKFFGRNESPRRPTGPIIITGGRSLRAESHVHAGDETPPVRREIRFGDEV